One part of the Lotus japonicus ecotype B-129 chromosome 2, LjGifu_v1.2 genome encodes these proteins:
- the LOC130737579 gene encoding uncharacterized protein LOC130737579 isoform X4, with product MRHSTTLTVLFLGVLLKTPWIASISMPTSNCYAFDNSSRIFDFSSWIGYLWEYDDVKEGSDLVIRFCKDVERRSQTGYVDFGRFDRFNYFVAGSGQSDFVQEFYNGDLMGCEQTFDKMGRTEQVNIICGSCLNGQCKGRPGCICNVTYESKCRCSHFYRLMEGTAPLCSHFLTYPETNIVTTC from the exons ATGCGTCACTCAACAACGTTAACCGTTTTATTTCTCG GTGTTCTTTTGAAGACACCATGGATCGCTTCAATTTCGATGCCAACCTCCAATTGCTACGCTTTCGATAACTCAAGTCGCATTTTTGATTTC AGTAGCTGGATTGGTTACCTTTGGGAGTATGATGATGTCAAG GAAGGTTCTGACTTGGTGATACGATTTTGCAAAGATGTGGAGCGTAGATCACAAACG GGATATGTTGATTTCGGCCGTTTTGATAGATTCAACTACTTTGTTGCTGGTTCTGGTCAGTCTGACTTTGTACAA GAGTTTTATAATGGTGACCTGATGGGTTGTGAGCAAACTTTTGACAAAATGGGACGAACAGAACAG GTAAATATTATATGTGGGAGTTGTTTGAATGGACAATGTAAAG GGCGTCCTGGATGCATATGTAATGTGACATATGAATCAAAATGCAG ATGTTCGCACTTCTATCGCTTAATGGAGGGTACAGCTCCCCTTTGCTCCCATTTTCTAACTTATCCAGAAACAAATATAGTTACTACTTGCTAG